The genomic stretch ATCATGGTCCTTAATCCATTTTCACGCCTCtagttatatactccatccgtccacaataatatgcactcttttctttttagtacgtcctacaagaatatgtaatttctaattttagaactcttttatctctaatgaggtaaaactcattctccactaacaatacttttttttactttttctctttacctctctcttattttatcaattttgcattaaaactcgtgacgaacccaaagtgcatattctttgaggaTGGAAGGAGTAATATATATACACTTACATATAAATTTTTAGGTTTTATATACAGTTAACTAATTAAGATCATAGTCCAATCCATTTGGAGTGGTGGTGCACCGACTAGTCAATGAGATTACTCTAATTAATACAGTAAGTTGTTAGGTTACCTCTAAAGTTGGGTTTTGGTATCATGGTATGTCTCTTGTGTAAGTAAATATGCGTAACAAAATTATAAGGGAAATGAAATGGATTTGGTGAGAGTTGGCAAGAATGCTTAACTTTGTAAGGATTTAATGGAACTAATCATATTATGAATTGTCGCTAAATTATCACATGCATTGCACTAACACTTGCTTCTTTCGTGTTTTCATACCATTTAAATTGCACCGGCATTAACAAATATAATAAATCCTTGATCAGTTTGGACAATTCCAAAATTCAATAATTGAATTTCAAGGGCCCAATTACTTGAACCATGAAAACAATACACATTAATTTAGGATCACTTATGTTCATGAATAACATAGTAGGAGTATATAGtatgattaaaattttatctTAAACTGTAATGGGTCGCATTAGccgaaataattaaattttcatGTAAAAAACACAGTAAAACCCAAAACACACACATGTAAAGCCCTCACAAGAAATTTGTTTTTGGAGAATCAAAGTAGTTAAGGTCGCaattaggcatgcacacgggtcGAAACCggtggttcacggttcatcatccccatgaaccagaaccggcccgccaagggtcccggcggttccggttccggttcaaaaaaccacCGGTTTACTGGGCGGTTCAAAACTGCCGGTTTTttcctgaaccgccggttccgggccggttcggcggttcgtcaattttttttgtttttttacattttttatttgtttatctatgaaatgtgcgtaaataaaattcaaaaaaacacgataaaagttttaattttattgggattacaaattacaacgattacaaatcacaaaaaccttgaagtcttgaagtcttaaacaaaaatttaaatacaacgagactactagtcaacaacgaagctaattacaaattacaaaaaagacttagaaggtGTCCTCATTTATGAGCTCAGGTcctttttcatttatttctttttttcccatttgcttctactttaaaaatatgcaaatacaattaaataattatatttgtatatactctagtcgatgaaataGATTTCTCAATTAAACAATTAGATAAACtcgtattttaactgttttattgggcgTTAAACGTGGTGATAATTGGTttttaaatgcatattacttgagtttacgttcatatttcactataaaggtgctttgatgagtttatcaagtgtttgaagttaaaataggtaaaaaagggtcaaaatgagccaagccgtgactggggtctacttcaaacgttaatcttcctatcaatatggggtccaaatcctattttgagagtaccattgtcttcatcatcgaaagagcttcgcgtgggtacctcacacgccccaatcggagttcggatgagagagatatgaccgatctacgaaagccgcgcggactgccgggagatacccggccgggtgaattttatgtgcaataattccacccggccgggtggccaattttgttcataaagagtccagagacttctacccgaccgggtggattttatgtgcaataattccacccggccgggtccgtctgaCTGACGATTTTTAGCTCAAACGTGATTTTTTtgaaggaaaaataaagagagagaagCTAGGGCAACGAAAAATCATTCGCTACAAGCCgcaaaaacacacactctctctctatcaagaactcttggaagaagattgaagattcaagcttcgattcctccgccaattgtaatttgtatcatgaattctattgttttctttagtttttgtttgttttctactttgaacatgagtagcttAACACTttgtgtagaattcttggtgaagatgcattgattcatagttattaatccaattgacttcgtttttatcttactcttgtaattatttgaattattcttgtgctttttcctaacaattgcttgatcaccaattgggagtgtagggtttcttagagtaatcgggagatgaaataattaatcttgaaagaagaataattcacaccttaattcaatagaactcgggagagttgaggttttgagtggaaTCTGTTATCTAATCGATCtattgggagttaggtctaagaattagaaggggacttcaattgttacacttaatctacaggtttctcacctcgggagggggtttaatctacatgtGTGATTGTTTCAAtaattctagagactttaaatggtaaatcgatTTCAActgggttaggctatgagttgtgcatcggatccttgaattctgcatatttctccaccatcttacacagctttcttaattgctttcgtgtttaagtgttctattCTATTCTCTGACTTtacatgcttttagtagttgttagttttaaaaccaaaaatttctgattgtctggatagtagttgaaattggttCGTGGTACTTAAGTTGACacttatttgtctctgtgggatacgatatactcttgcttgctaaatgctacaataaccccgtacacttgcgggtattaattgggtaaaataaagttgagtcaaactgccggttcatgaaccggaaccggtggtttcaacccgtgtgcatgcctagtgGGAGATATTGATATCTTGCTGTCCACGAGTTATGCGGTATATCTACCCATTGATAACTTAATCACTCATAAGGAAATTTAacttaaatatttgttttttgctggtatatgaaataatatcatacttCAACTATTTCAGCCAGTGACGAATTTTATGGTATAACACGAATTTTATGGAGCCCTatgattttgaaaattttctaagattattttagtaattttatgTTGAAAATTATACTCCTTCATTAATCTTAATAGTGtataatatgaattttaataaattagtaaagtacgcaaaatataagaaaagttTTAAACGATTTGagtatttttagtaaaaaaaacagAATTCTACTTATTGGAGAtaaagaaatattaaaaatagaataCTCTCACTATTTTTTGTTAATAATAGTCTCAGGTTGACTTCAGAGCATCCTTAACCCCGGACCGGAATCAGGCCTCAAGTCCCCTCCGCatcatcattcccctaaatttcAGTCCTAGGCCACAACTCCTCTAACCTTGCAGGCCccaacccgggccgcaactaataaatgacattattcacaacttcaacctattttactcgtaaatgcaatacgtcGAACAATTAAAACCGgaaaaataaattgttcattcgaaaaaagaaattacaaatcctagaaaaaaaattacaaatcctagaaaaaaaattacaagtcctagaaaaaaaatacaaatcctagcaaaactacttcttcatttgggcgcgaagataggcgatcatctcatggTGCAATTCGAGATCGAACTCCTACATTGTCGAGGtgtccctcgatgtcaactccgtcagctggctcatccgccaggTAATACTCATCTCCGACATAGAGTCGGCGATCTTGTCCAGAGACTGAttgggcggcggtggcggcatAGCGGAGTAGCTCGCAGTTTCCTTCCCCTTCGCTTTCCTCTTTGTCGTCTTTGTTCCCATCAGACGACTTTGAGTGCTAGGGGATTAGAGGAAGACGCCGTCGTctgtcacgttgaggtcgatcaccggacctccttcgctcgaagagtagtgtCCGGCGgtggaaactttggttctcttcggcgCCCCACTTGCCGCCGGTTCTACCCCACCGATGTACTTCGGGCTCTTATCGACAAGCTTCCAAacgtcgaagtacttgaagtGCTTCTTCACTTCAGAGAAGAAATCCTCCTTGGCCTTCTCCACGAGGTTCAGCTCGCTGTGCTcgctcggccacatccggactACGTTAGTCCACTTGCCATTCCACTTGTTCACATCCTTCTGAACTCGACCCCAATGCTTGCGTAGCTTCACGTAGCAACGCTCGAACGACCCTTTTGGTCGACCAGTGTTGTACTTCTCCGCAATCCGCTCCCAGAACGCTTTGTCGCTCTGTTGGTTGTCGACGATAGGATCCTCGGAGACATCGACGAAGTTCTTGGTCAGCCACAATGTCTCCTGTGGACTATACTTCTTCGGTCTCTCATCATCCGCAACCTTGGCCTTGCCCTTCCGTACAGCGGGTTCCATATCACTGATTTCGTACTCATCAGTGCTAACTGGTGATGTTATTTCCATGTTGGTAGGCGTAGGCGTTGCATTAGGGCCCGGTGACGGCGGGACGTACCCGTTGTTGGCGTTGACAAATTCGTCCATTTGTCGTTGATCGCTGTTAAACCAATCCATAAAAGCTGAAAATATTGTAATGTAAGAGGATTGAAATTGagaaagtgtggaaaaaatggagtatatgtaggcaataaaaaaacaaaattgttggggacttgcggcccggcccggaAGGCATCCAACGCCGGGTCGGGACTCATCGAGTGCATGCAGGCCGGACCCCGGGATGGTCCCTGGGCCGCTACTGAGTCCtcgggaccggcctgggccgcaaTTTCGTCATCTCCAGTGCGCGGGGCCGCGAGTCGGGACCCAGGTGCGGTCAGTCCCATGGCGTTAAGGATGCTCTCACAcccgttttttttaaaaagtaatggctcaacatgttttacaaaaAGTAAGGGAaagtaaatgaaaaaaagttaaGTGAAATTTGAGTTTTACTTTTATACTCTTATAATATTAATTAGTTTTATGGCACTCCCTCCATCTGAATAAGCAACACTTATTTTGAGCACGaagtttaaaaattaatatttaaaaaattacgtaGAGAGTGaagtatgaaaaataaaaagtagagaagtgaagagagaataaaataggtgAGGGAATAAAGTACTAAAAGAGAAGAAAGTAGTATTTTTTGCGTAAAGGGATATGACTCATTTATGATGGGAGTGGGAG from Salvia splendens isolate huo1 chromosome 4, SspV2, whole genome shotgun sequence encodes the following:
- the LOC121801074 gene encoding glutathione S-transferase T3-like; protein product: MDEFVNANNGYVPPSPGPNATPTPTNMEITSPVSTDEYEISDMEPAVRKGKAKVADDERPKKYSPQETLWLTKNFVDVSEDPIVDNQQSDKAFWERIAEKYNTGRPKGSFERCYVKLRKHWGRVQKDVNKWNGKWTNVVRMWPSEHSELNLVEKAKEDFFSEVKKHFKYFDVWKLVDKSPKYIGGVEPAASGAPKRTKVSTAGHYSSSEGGPVIDLNVTDDGVFL